The following coding sequences are from one Schizosaccharomyces osmophilus chromosome 1, complete sequence window:
- the vas2 gene encoding AP-1 adaptor complex sigma subunit Aps1 — MGIKFFLLVSRQGKVRLAKWFYAVPTKERSKIVRDVSSLVIVRKPKMCNFVEYKGEKIVYRRYASLFFICGIDQDDNELIILEVIHKFVEVLDKYFGNVCELDLIFNFEKAYYVLEELLLAGELQESSKTNVLSAVLAGDAESEVDAQQDTIQKLVGNVKKF, encoded by the exons ATGGGCATCAAATTTTTCCTGTTAGTAAGTCGCCAAGGAAAGGTTCGTTTGGCAAAATGGTTTTACGCTGTACCAACGAAGGAGAGATCGAAAATCGTCCGTGacgtttcttctttagtTATCGTCCGCAAGCCAAAGATGTGCAATTTTGTAGAGTATAAGG GAGAAAAAATCGTTTACAGGCGATATgcatctttattttttatctgCGGAATTGATCAGGATGACAATGAATTGATTATTTTAGAAGTTATACATAAATTTGTTGAGGTCCTTGATAAATATTTTGGCAAT GTTTGCGAGTTGGACCtgatttttaattttgaaaaggcCTATTATGTTTTAGAAGAACTATTATTAGCAGGAGAACTTCAAGAATCTAGCAAAACGAATGTCTTATCTGCTGTATTAGCCGGAGACGCTGAATCAGAAGTGGATGCACAGCAGGACACGATACAAAAACTAGTTGGAAATGTTAAAAAATTCTAA
- the nop10 gene encoding box H/ACA snoRNP complex protein: MQAGQSPPAKISIQFISSQHPSTDQKKPLFKMHLMYYVNDEGKRIYTLKKRAPNGKATVSSHPARFSPDDKYSRQRFTLKKRFHILPHEVAARSL; encoded by the exons ATGCAAGCAGGACAGTCACCGCCTGCAAAgatttcaattcaattcatctCCTCCCAGCATCCATCCACGGACCAGAAAAAGCCATTGTTCAAAATGCATTTGATGTATTACGTAAACGATGAAGGAAAGCGTATTTACACGTTGAAGAAGAGGGCTCCAAATGGTAAAGCCACTGTCTCTTCTCATCCTGCAAGATTTTCTCCAGATGATAAGTATTCTCGCCAGCGttttactttgaaaaagcgCTTTCATATTCTTCCTCATGAAGTTG CTGCCAGATCTCTTTGA
- the meu32 gene encoding Schizosaccharomyces specific protein Meu32, translated as MNVYYEDFFNWNSYETFKICNLENQSSKFRVQGEIVNIMRIDSKHRNLQYQLKVMDETGVLKIKYNVKSSSPCYKTLRHLKLGNVVQVYSNIVTGRSSLNEWRLALCAEDAESKIEIISEDSLKRDFLFLDLSNLSPLRLLKDMQTATAVHALVALQWKHDVENYQCGAGIKRVKRLIEVTDGFYSAILILHDEPLVFASEEWNAQTVLYITHMNVYADAHGLPELNIEDAEVQVRCLNHNKIGEFSRIVHDQLKLLIHDSSKRWTLKALEEQTVSSGLQVIGVVNVLIVKSKIRKLLNSKNLFIQADSGALKFNNFVETIIDESGCLQHPKFHSTLLEFLLGYSPEEVNGMNESEICQLEEIFLYRRFNLVARAYGNIIEFFESKSLQTEYDDDGQFINWTI; from the exons ATGAACGTTTACTACgaagatttttttaattggAATTCCTATGAGACTTTCAAAATATGTAATCTCGAAAACCAGTCTTCGAAATTTCGCGTGCAAGGTGAAATTGTAAACATTATGAGAATAGATTCTAAGCACCGAAACCTTCAGTACCAGTTGAAAGTAATGGATGAAACAGGTgtcttgaaaataaaatacaatGTAAAATCGTCTTCTCCTTGCTATAAAACCTTGCGACACTTAAAATTAGGAAATGTTGTCCAGGTGTACAGCAACATCGTAACGGGTCGATCATCTTTGAATGAATGGCGGCTTGCTTTGTGTGCTGAGGATGCCGAAAGTAAGATTGAGATCATTTCAGAAGATAGCTTGAAAAGAgattttctcttcttggACCTTTCAAATCTGTCTCCTCTTCGTTTATTGAAAGATATGCAAACAGCTACAGCAGTTCATGCTCTTGTTGCTCTGCAGTGGAAGCATGATGTCGAGAACTATCAATGTGGAGCAGGAATAAAAAGAGTAAAAAGGCTGATTGAGGTAACCGATGGCTTTTACTCTGCAATTCTAATTTTACACGACGAGCCACTTGTATTCGCAAGCGAAGAATGGAATGCTCAGACTG TGCTGTATATTACACATATGAATGTCTATGCCGATGCGCATGGTCTCCCTGAATTAAACATAGAAGATGCCGAAGTCCAAGTTCGTTGCTTAAATCACAATAAAATAGGCGAATTTTCTAGGATTGTCCATGATCAATTAAAGCTTTTAATACATGATTCAAGCAAACGATGGACTCTAAAGGCACTTGAAGAGCAAACCGTCTCCTCGGGACTTCAAGTCATTGGGGTTGTAAATGTTTTAATTgtgaaaagcaaaatcaGAAAACTATTAAATTCAAAGAATCTTTTTATACAAGCTGACTCGGGAGCTTTAAAGTTTAACAATTTTGTTGAAACCATTATTGATGAAAGTGGTTGCTTACAGCATCCCAAGTTTCATTCAACCCTTTTGGAGTTTCTTTTAGGTTACTCTCCAGAAGAAGTGAATGGAATGAATGAGTCTGAAATTTGCCAGTTAGAGGAAATATTCTTGTATCGTCGCTTCAACCTTGTAGCTCGAGCGTACGGCAACATAattgaattctttgaatCTAAAAGCCTTCAAACAGAATATGATGATGATGGACAATTCATTAATTGGACTATCTAA
- the bud32 gene encoding EKC/KEOPS complex associated ATPase Bud32, whose translation MTDKQDLRKQCGQLYHEIEEKGWKVVKQGAEAITIITEFYPGEPCILKSRPEKRWRHPILDQKLTRKRCLIEARLLAKCHAVGVNCPLLYFLEPNRGQIFMEYIGGPSVRDYIKEFVSEEEYETSLAPLMKIIGSEVAKMHMNDIVHGDLTTSNMMFRSVETLEPVFIDFGLGSVSESEEDKAVDLYVLERAIASTLPDSAALFHYVLEAYAKTWKQCKPTLRRYDEVRQRGRKRTMVG comes from the exons ATGACGGACAAACAGGATTTACGGAAACAATGCGGGCAGTTATAtcatgaaattgaagaaaaaggatggAAAGTAGTCAAACAAGGTGCAGAAGCCATAACAATTATAACTGAATTTTACCCTGGCGAACCATGCATATTAAAAAGCCGTCCTGAGAAACGATGGAGACATCCAATACTTGATCAAAAacttacaagaaaaagatgtttAATCGAAGCTAGACTTTTGGCTAAATGCCATGCTGTAGGTGTGAATTGCCCGTTACTTTATTTTCTTGAGCCCAATCGTGGTCAGATTTTCATGGAATACATTGGTGGTCCTTCTGTTCGAGATTACATTAAAGAATTTgtttcagaagaagaatacGAGACATCTTTAGCACCTTTAATGAAAATCATTGGATCTGAAGTTGCGAAGATGCATATGAACGACATTGTTCATGGTGACCTTACCACCAGTAACATGATGTTCCGTTCTGTCGAAACTCTTGAACCCGTatttattgattttggaCTAGGAAGTGTTTCAGAATCCGAGGAAGACAAGGCGGTGGATTTATACGTTTTAGAGCGTGCTATAGCTAGCACCCTTCCAGACAGTGCTGCTCTT TTTCATTACGTTCTAGAAGCATATGCCAAAACCTGGAAGCAATGCAAACCTACCCTTCGACGCTACGACGAAGTTCGCCAGCGCGGTCGTAAGCGCACTATGGTAGGATAA
- the rib1 gene encoding GTP cyclohydrolase Rib1, whose product MLKESITKANKKTKNTQPVDVSCLNSPILSPGKELETDTKKIEIAEKLPNVRCIVRARIPTTTGAEIFLNLYKNDQDNKEHLAIVFGKQIRSESLDAVQEGETEMDRMIRGAYVGTLYPGRKSSYVDANALVASEEKKEEVRKKNFTPLVRIHSECYTGETAWSARCDCGEQLDEAARLISEEGDGVIIYMRQEGRGIGLSEKLKAYNLQDLGNDTVQANLLLQHPADGRSYAIATAMLLDLGQRNIRLLTNNPEKVSSIEGPKKEVQVVERLSMIPKFWRGDEGGFDSPEVGAYLRTKIEKMGHLLSAPDKF is encoded by the coding sequence AtgttaaaagaaagcatcACGAAAGCCAACAAAAAGACCAAAAATACACAACCTGTTGATGTATCTTGTCTGAATTCGCCAATATTAAGCCCAGGGAAGGAACTAGAGACagatacaaaaaaaattgaaatagCTGAAAAGCTGCCGAATGTACGATGTATAGTTCGTGCTAGAATTCCGACTACGACAGGAGCGGAAATTTTCCTAAATTTATATAAGAACGACCAAGACAACAAAGAGCATTTGGCAATTgtatttggaaaacaaatcCGATCAGAAAGTCTTGATGCTGTTCAGGAAGGAGAGACTGAGATGGACCGCATGATTCGTGGTGCCTATGTGGGAACGTTGTACCCAGGAAGGAAGAGCTCATATGTCGATGCGAATGCTTTAGTTGCTagtgaagaaaagaaagaggaagtcaggaagaaaaactttACGCCATTAGTCCGAATTCATTCGGAGTGTTACACTGGTGAAACAGCTTGGTCCGCTCGCTGCGATTGTGGAGAACAATTGGACGAGGCGGCTCGTCTTATTAGTGAAGAAGGTGATGGtgttattatttatatgaGACAAGAAGGTCGAGGGATTGGATTGTctgaaaaattgaaagcatATAATCTACAAGATCTCGGCAATGATACTGTCCAAGCTAATCTTCTCCTACAACATCCAGCTGACGGTCGCTCTTATGCCATTGCAACTGCAATGCTCTTGGATCTTGGCCAAAGAAACATCCGATTACTGACAAACAACCCTGAAAAGGTCAGCAGTATCGAAGGCCCAAAAAAAGAGGTTCAGGTGGTCGAGAGACTGTCAATGATTCCAAAGTTTTGGCGAGGTGATGAAGGAGGTTTTGACAGCCCTGAAGTGGGTGCCTATCTTCGaaccaaaattgaaaaaatggGACATTTATTGAGTGCCCCCGACAAGTTTTGA
- a CDS encoding HID1-like protein 1, possible Golgi protein (by similarity) yields MGSQQSLLQLKNATLRLTEETNIPKADRLWESFWSLPGSLEEVLEHISYNDVRNALSKAPENIYTLVSILFKKLITLQRYSEFSTNANDLATRHVLNSMRVLIRLIPILFESPAGIHWFNQYMWSEQENGIPRGVNIMDTITNYLFLTNFTIPPIDEVSNGVRYCIWESGIACQSPLNKEANLMANSVEVLRLLLALFSETLYTGNNRSSFCCSYVAAHPNKRLTLCLICSLLNTTMRFNTLCWKPEFVPSNQFPLRMSLIENSLSVLLVILSETRFECLPGFHINAQGDNLRPINQFSSLLSTLHSITDFRIIIDGISRVLYPFMQSDIPKKESLVMYDYYPMILLLSRLIIQFNKEFCLYLIETDCATDLFIFLIYLSFEYVEDSATISHLRLCAFLIKRLLSERIFCYKLNKRFQQQATLPTNMRIPFRDGSFADFTVIAFSILLQSMKDEQWDVMEIISASLCHLSLYMKEINHSASKSVLSIFQAASQPGFLVANENNYIILCNIVGAISNMLQSHYSVNPFLTYTLVTYCHYVETLSMYSFGDIMKLRESSPTVQSLYWSRDGKTFSSRSFDAILFTAFRMIKEPQKPEYAGKTWKEGESNFASVVSDSKLKDEKEQLRKNSKPGSMTANAGHSVSRSGSARLRPRLHQKLAEDLNTLKHQETKFDYKKPTKKLLTHAVDYEFKPTQQWWDSWWSKMNIQPLLNVVTALRQPLNGMKQRNCSTCEILSTIRNQKFSRVTKPSVPMYHDGLWKKRQLESSQAFVWTLIYDLDRPERQGQGIWTNTNVNSGAQTATKTG; encoded by the coding sequence ATGGGTAGTCAGCAATCACTACTCCAGTTAAAAAATGCTACTTTACGACTAACTGAGGAGACAAACATTCCAAAGGCAGATCGCCTATGGGAAAGCTTTTGGTCCTTACCGGGAAGCTTGGAAGAAGTACTAGAGCATATTTCCTACAATGATGTACGAAATGCTCTGAGTAAAGCACCggaaaatatatatacgCTGGTCAGCATACTTTTTAAGAAGCTGATCACTTTACAAAGGTATTCCGAATTCTCTACGAATGCTAATGATCTTGCGACGAGACACGTTCTTAACAGTATGCGTGTATTGATCAGACTGATACCTATTTTGTTTGAGTCTCCAGCAGGTATTCATTGGTTTAACCAATATATGTGGTCAGAGCAGGAAAATGGGATACCTCGAGGTGTTAATATCATGGACACTATTacaaattatttatttttaacgAACTTTACAATCCCTCCTATTGACGAGGTTTCCAACGGAGTCAGATACTGTATTTGGGAAAGTGGTATAGCATGCCAGTCACctttaaataaagaagcaaacCTTATGGCGAATTCTGTCGAAGTTCTTCGTCTTCTATTGGCCCTCTTTTCCGAGACTCTTTATACAGGCAACAATAGATCCAGCTTTTGTTGCTCTTATGTTGCAGCCCATCCAAATAAACGTTTGACATTATGTTTGATATGCTCTTTATTAAACACAACGATGCGTTTCAACACCCTGTGTTGGAAACCCGAGTTTGTTCCATCCAATCAATTTCCCTTGCGTATGTCgttaattgaaaattctCTCTCAGTTTTACTTGTGATTTTATCTGAAACCAGATTTGAGTGTTTACCCGGCTTTCATATAAATGCTCAGGGAGATAATTTAAGACCCATCAATCAGTTCTCATCGTTGTTGTCAACCTTACATTCTATTACGGACTTCCGAATTATTATAGACGGAATCAGTCGAGTACTTTATCCTTTCATGCAATCCGACattccaaagaaggaatcTTTGGTCATGTACGATTATTATCCGATGATATTACTGTTAAGTAGGTTGATAATTCAGTTTAACAAAgagttttgtttatatctGATAGAAACCGATTGCGCTActgatttgtttatttttctaatttattTGAGCTTTGAATATGTTGAGGACTCCGCTACAATCTCTCATCTGAGACTGTGTGCCTTCTTGATTAAGCGGTTATTAAGTGAGCGcattttttgttataaGCTGAATAAGCGATTCCAACAACAGGCAACTTTACCTACGAATATGAGAATTCCTTTTCGGGATGGTTCGTTTGCTGATTTTACTGTTATTGCGTTTTCAATATTGCTGCAATCAATGAAAGATGAGCAATGGGATGTGATGGAGATTATATCAGCTTCTCTTTGTCATCTTTCCCTTTATATGAAAGAGATCAACCACAGTGCTAGTAAATCAGTACTGAGCATATTTCAAGCAGCTTCTCAGCCTGGATTTCTCGttgcaaatgaaaacaattaCATAATACTTTGCAATATAGTTGGTGCTATCAGCAACATGCTACAGAGTCATTATTCTGTAAACCCGTTCCTTACATATACTCTTGTCACCTATTGTCATTACGTTGAAACGCTTAGCATGTATTCATTTGGAGATATTATGAAACTGAGAGAATCAAGCCCCACAGTTCAGTCGTTATATTGGAGTCGTGATGGTAAAACCTTTTCCAGTAGATCGTTCGATGCTATATTATTTACAGCTTTTCGTATGATTAAAGAACCTCAAAAACCCGAATATGCTGGAAAGACTTGGAAGGAAGGTGAATCAAATTTTGCTTCGGTTGTATCTGActcaaaattgaaagatgaaaaagagcaGTTACGAAAAAATTCTAAACCCGGAAGTATGACAGCGAATGCCGGTCATTCTGTCAGCAGGAGTGGTTCAGCTAGATTACGACCAAGACTGCACCAAAAATTGGCTGAAGATTTAAATACCTTGAAACACCAAGAAACGAAGTTCGACTATAAGAAGCCgacaaagaaattgttgaCACATGCGGTCGATTATGAATTTAAGCCTACACAACAGTGGTGGGATAGTTGGTGGTCGAAAATGAATATTCAACCATTGCTTAATGTGGTTACGGCCTTGCGTCAACCACTCAATGGAATGAAGCAGCGTAACTGTTCCACTTGTGAAATATTATCTACAATAAGGAACCAAAAGTTTAGCCGAGTAACAAAACCCTCTGTACCCATGTATCATGATGGcttatggaagaaaagacagCTTGAGTCTTCTCAAGCCTTTGTATGGACTCTGATCTACGATTTGGATAGGCCGGAACGACAAGGGCAAGGTATATGGACAAATACGAATGTGAACTCTGGCGCTCAAACAGCAACAAAAACGGGTTAA
- the nup184 gene encoding nucleoporin Nup184: protein MGDSLISWAWILSSFQAHNESISKETFESLLAERVSAFQNIRHPLRGSVQPLKATEGEEEDCVLSVYNKSYSVKKSQKEFAKRLSDLTSFDEAGVLYVILTHSEEFMPQHASYSDDDTQLVQEFQKRYYAELFSCWKVFVCLLRACADPNHFWYKTSKYMVVTVLDQFKRSNSGEPSAYCVDLVAYLNELSDQAAPIQYSILGEATLAHWYFFYFHLQLQLLRVLFLLIYSLLPCTSEVAIAWFSCMKKTRFLHDQEFMHLDVETGFSLCNKLTYLATVISTTIISLDKQVLPFQENRSFFMTSGDCILKIQDIMASFHGDPISSPVALAWGIALHNLHNNPENLSMVEKANVVSQTLFENPQASYQSMVVSAVKLDPFSLINSILIALQNDINYDGYSVILAVLFADAISYVKFSSSVILCATTLFKNPQIFEIYSDVESVAHLFSYARARFPFELSQFPLLVTPVLSSLNLQQPLNPDSNIINTFTQVLPKGFKSYEIIPEPNVTTNVLIELQDSLHLEQSGFFFPNKEKVIPKGTRGRIVSVDTFPPIVMWDVVYPRWPCIGISLEHIVTNNLYHVHDEFLVTFLQTLVDLFNSNTDQIRELTRSISLSLEGEYEFIDLICNVLDHYLSIPSLRDIEYQICVLSCQLLCLFVYIEPTSIWAYASRSLKKVLSLDNVIFEHESLTGIYDFTLAFFELYELLLDNCISRSVISDDFSINLKNEFVRQTIQCLFEIFANFLDWRYSKIIQQYQVGSRFTSIITKLLNAIYGIEYFGSKFTNKRIIPLQQLGNYIVQRFLVQQDAKRYLYPLLSILDRVNPLYSEIFSSTDNDLAEAAENWLVSSLETMQTLIDLRGFLKLKPSELERNLFSRSPQLFYALPQIYPCVSSILRLLTSLILAPWPSETPSLLAYMVNSTDVVGRVCVRLLKNPIHSSHIEGCVWKFLSSIMKGQQQGLAVLLFSGKKFPLENMKSLRHNEQTQITSRSLINLAEKRMDNFFINDISSQVPIIEFIFLSRNFWSASYGTAQQETDFWKKVVDAIKLPITVSSSALSETSKADLYVLAAHAVRIAAIQLHVSKFNKSVSAKKLVIDPLKDFINDLVQTTFTITTYDPSVFETLNHNFEEYQNELNAMSLKNTGITPPVYGRNYFYNTHLAKAMLSVFGNIEPLISNIENANNALSTLDAQTALLRSWGIFLAAFIDFVKEDSTLSFLDFDIMHWILEALENDTVDSFIIRDLSIERAALVFHISQHAMSAPYTDSLKERLETLMALTWRALSTDKFSLFDINNGFQMNYYRPLFQVLYNGFNKLLSAPNVNANIEVGIVSGILSMCHRKLSQLFQHAITEPTPDVHSDIVLLNAIQSVIVNSNLMKGLQSLYINIIMDHSSIENCLRLFSWSHALLIDGQPYFADAAMSFLVTCSSIPAGAEQVASHGVFFAIAESPLSSSLKTGGLGADVSSVQYKLWIRGILPLLFHIVKYLGNRIMNDARELILLVLPQIQFSFLNWSQPPSSVSLASIDESFMLVLLMDLLQYFNPALLQEIRVSELKAEMLNGIDYLVSHPNFLSSLAEPATLYEQEYAMEVIGIPKEDAEASKEIKTQFAKLVRMQLDKLRAQLESS, encoded by the exons ATGGGTGACTCCCTAAT TTCCTGGGCTTGGATTTTGAGCAGCTTTCAAGCTCATAATGAAAGCATATCAAAGGAAACGTTTGAGAGTTTGTTAGCTGAAAGGGTTTCAGCATTCCAAAACATTCGACACCCTTTACGAGGAAGCGTGCAGCCTTTAAAAGCCACtgaaggagaagaagaagattgcGTTTTATCTGTGTATAACAAGTCATACTCCGTTAAAAAGTCTCAAAAGGAATTTGCAAAGAGACTGTCCGACCTAACGAGCTTCGATGAAGCGGGTGTTCTTTATGTAATCCTCACCCACAGCGAAGAATTTATGCCTCAGCATGCTTCTTACTCAGATGATGATACCCAGCTTGTGCAGGAATTCCAAAAGAGATACTATGCCGAGCTCTTTTCGTGTTGGAAGGTGTTTGTCTGTTTGCTTCGTGCTTGCGCAGATCCGAATCACTTTTGGTACAAAACTTCCAAATATATGGTTGTCACTGTGTTAGATCAATTCAAAAGGTCAAATTCTGGGGAACCATCTGCCTATTGTGTTGATTTAGTCGCCTATCTCAATGAACTCTCGGATCAGGCAGCTCCAATTCAATATAGTATACTGGGAGAAGCAACTCTAGCTCATtggtatttcttttattttcaccTACAATTGCAATTACTCCGGGTATTGTTTCTATTAATCTATTCCCTCCTCCCATGTACATCGGAAGTTGCAATCGCTTGGTTCTCTTGCatgaaaaagacaagatTTTTGCATGATCAGGAATTTATGCATTTGGACGTGGAAACAGGATTCTCTTTATGCAATAAGCTTACTTATCTCGCAACAGTCATTTCGACAACCATCATCTCTTTAGACAAACAAGTTTTACCGTTTCAAGAAAATAGGTCCTTTTTTATGACATCCGGAGActgtattttgaaaatacaGGACATAATGGCAAGTTTTCATGGCGATCCAATCAGCTCACCAGTGGCTTTGGCTTGGGGCATCGCTCTTCATAATCTTCATAATAATCCGGAAAACTTAAGCATGGTTGAGAAAGCTAATGTGGTCTCACAAACTCTGTTCGAGAACCCACAGGCTTCTTATCAGAGTATGGTTGTCTCCGCCGTTAAACTTGATCCTTTCTCTCTTATAAACTCTATCTTGATTGCACTACAAAATGACATTAATTATGATGGTTATTCAGTTATTTTGGCTGTTTTGTTTGCGGATGCCATTTCTTATGTTAAATTTTCGTCTTCGGTTATCTTATGTGCTACCACTCTTTTCAAGAATCCACAAATTTTTGAGATTTATTCCGATGTTGAAAGTGTAGCTCATTTATTCTCTTATGCTCGAGCTAGATTCCCTTTCGAATTATCTCAGTTCCCGCTCTTGGTCACTCCCGTTCTTTCTTCGTTAAATTTGCAACAGCCACTTAATCCAGATTCTAATATTATAAACACCTTCACTCAAGTTTTACCGAAGGGTTTCAAATCTTATGAAATTATTCCTGAGCCGAATGTTACTACAAATGTTCTTATTGAATTGCAAGATTCTTTACATTTGGAACAATCTGGGTTTTTCTTCCcgaacaaagaaaaggttaTTCCTAAAGGTACCAGAGGTAGAATTGTGTCTGTAGACACGTTTCCTCCCATTGTCATGTGGGACGTGGTTTATCCACGTTGGCCTTGTATTGGTATTTCTTTAGAACACATTGTGACCAACAATTTATATCACGTGCACGATGAATTTTTGGTGACATTTTTACAAACCTTGGTTGATTTGTTCAATTCGAACACCGACCAAATACGTGAACTGACTCGAtcaatttctctttcattgGAAGGTGAATATGAGTTTATTGATCTTATTTGTAATGTTCTAGACCACTACTTATCGATTCCCAGCTTGCGCGATATCGAATACCAAATATGTGTTTTATCTTGCCAActcctttgtttatttgtttatattgAACCTACTAGCATATGGGCATATGCGAGTCGCTCGTTGAAAAAGGTTCTATCTCTAGACAATGTAATTTTTGAACACGAATCACTCACTGGTATATACGATTTTACTTTGGCTTTCTTTGAGCTTTACGAATTGCTACTCGACAATTGCATATCAAGGTCTGTAATATCTGATGATTTCTCCATAAACCTAAAAAATGAGTTTGTTAGGCAAACTATTCAATGCCTCTTTGAAATCTTTGCCAATTTCCTAGATTGGAGATACTCTAAGATCATCCAACAATATCAAGTTGGTAGCCGATTCACAAGTATAATAACAAAATTGCTTAATGCAATATATGGTATAGAGTACTTTGGATCCAAGTTCACAAACAAGAGAATTATACCATTACAGCAATTGGGAAATTATATTGTACAAAGATTTTTGGTACAGCAAGATGCTAAACGCTATTTGTATCCCttactttcaattttggatCGCGTTAATCCTTTATATAGCGaaattttctcttccaCAGATAATGATCTTGCTGAAGCTGCTGAGAATTGGCTCGTTTCGTCTTTGGAAACAATGCAAACTTTAATTGACTTGAGAGGGTTTTTAAAGCTGAAGCCATCCGAGTTAGAGAGAAACCTGTTTTCTCGTTCACCTCAACTTTTTTATGCTTTACCTCAAATTTACCCTTGTGTATCTTCGATCCTCAGACTGCTTACTTCTTTAATTCTCGCCCCTTGGCCATCCGAAACTCCTTCTCTTTTAGCTTATATGGTTAATTCTACTGATGTTGTTGGACGAGTCTGTGTACgtttattgaaaaatcctATACATTCAAGCCATATTGAGGGATGTGTTTGGAAGTTTTTGTCTTCGATTATGAAAGGCCAACAACAGGGATTGGCagtacttcttttttctggCAAAAAGTTCCCTCTAGagaatatgaaaagtttaAGGCACAATGAGCAAACCCAAATAACATCAAGAAGCCTTATTAATCTGGCTGAAAAACGAATGgataactttttcattaacGACATCTCTTCACAGGTGCCtattattgaatttatatttttatcaaGAAATTTTTGGTCTGCTTCTTACGGGACAGCGCAGCAAGAAACAgacttttggaaaaaagtCGTCGACGCAATTAAACTCCCGATTACAGTTTCGAGCTCAGCATTATCTGAAACATCCAAAGCAGATCTTTATGTTTTAGCTGCTCATGCAGTAAGGATTGCAGCTATTCAGTTGCatgtttcaaaattcaataaaagtGTCAGTGCGAAAAAGCTTGTTATTGATCCATTGAAAGATTTTATCAATGACCTTGTACAAACAACATTTACAATAACGACTTATGATCCTTCAGTCTTCGAAACTTTAAATcataattttgaagaatacCAAAACGAACTTAATGCAatgtctttaaaaaatacagGTATAACCCCCCCTGTTTACGGAAGAAATTACTTCTATAATACACATCTTGCTAAAGCCATGTTGTCTGTTTTCGGCAATATTGAGCCTTTAATCAGCAATATAGAGAATGCTAATAATGCTCTTTCTACATTAGATGCACAAACTGCACTTCTTCGGTCGTGGGGTATATTCTTGGCCGCATTTATTGATTTCGTTAAAGAGGACAGTACATTATCTTTCCTGGACTTCGACATTATGCATTGGATTTTGGAGGCACTTGAAAACGATACAGTTGATTCCTTCATTATTAGAGATTTATCTATAGAAAGAGCagctttggtttttcatatttcaCAGCATGCGATGTCAGCACCATATACTGATAGTCTTAAAGAACGGTTAGAAACTCTAATGGCGTTAACATGGCGCGCACTAAGCACCGATAAATTCTCATTGTTTGATATTAATAACGGGTTTCAAATGAATTATTACCGTCCTTTATTTCAAGTTCTGTACAACGGTTTTAATAAGCTCTTATCGGCTCCTAATGTGAATGCGAATATTGAGGTGGGTATTGTTTCTGGAATCCTATCGATGTGTCATCGTAAGCTGTCTCAGTTATTTCAGCATGCGATTACGGAACCAACACCAGATGTGCATAGTGATATTGTTTTACTGAATGCCATTCAAAGCGTCATAGTCAATTCGAATTTAATGAAGGGATTACAGTCTCTTTATATCAATATCATTATGGATCATTCATCAATAGAAAACTGTCTCCGCTTATTTTCTTGGTCTCATGCTTTGTTGATAGACGGTCAACCATATTTTGCAGACGCAGCAATGTCATTTTTAGTCACTTGTTCTTCCATACCAGCTGGAGCAGAGCAGGTAGCATCCCACGGAGTATTCTTTGCAATTGCGGAAAGCCCATTGAGTAGTTCATTAAAGACAGGGGGACTTGGGGCCGACGTCTCGTCTGTTCAATACAAATTGTGGATTCGAGGAATCCTTCCTTTACTGTTTCATATCGTGAAGTATCTTGGCAATCGTATCATGAACGATGCCAGAGAGTTAatacttttggttttacCTCAGATACAATTCTCATTCTTAAATTGGTCTCAACCACCTTCTTCGGTTTCATTGGCGTCTATAGACGAGTCTTTTATGCTGGTCTTATTAATGGACCTTTTACAGTATTTTAACCCCGCGTTACTACAAGAAATTCGCGTATCAGAACTGAAGGCAGAAATGCTGAATGGTATTGATTATCTTGTATCTCATCCTAACTTCCTATCCAGTTTGGCAGAGCCTGCTACCCTGTATGAGCAAGAGTATGCCATGGAGGTTATTGGAATACCGAAAGAGGATGCTGAGGcttcaaaggaaattaAAACGCAATTTGCAAAACTAGTACGTATGCAGCTTGATAAATTACGAGCTCAGCTTGAGTCTTCATAG